TTCGCACCGGGAGCCTGGAAGTACGCCTGGCTTCCTCTGTTGGCCGCACCGTTCGCGCTCGTGATCAGCGCGACGGCGGCCGCGCTTTCGCTCGCCGTTGGGCTCGGCGTCCTCGCGTTTTTCCGTGATCCCGAGCGTCGAGCGCCGCCGACCGGCGTCGTCTCACCGGCTGACGGCACCGTCTCCGTCCTGCGCAAAGAGGGCGAGCGCGTCCGTCTCGGCGTCTTCATGAACGTCTGGCACGTCCACGTCGTCCGCGCCCCATTCGGTGGGCACGTCACCGACGTTGAGCACGTCTCCGGCGCGCACAAACCTGCGTTCTCGAAGGATTCGGATCGAAACGAACGCGTCCACGTCTCCCTCGAGACGGACTCGGATCACCTCCCTGACGACGGCGACCGCGAGCAGGGCGCAGACGGACCCAACACCGACACCGCCACCGTCACCCTCATCGCCGGCGCGTTCGCCCGCCGCATTTTCCCCTACACCGAACCCGACGACGACCTCGAGCGCGGCGAGCGCCTGGGTCACATCGCCTTTGGCAGCCGCGTCGACGTGCTCTTTCCGCCAACCGTCGAAATCGACGACATCGCCGTCTCGACTGGCGACTCGGTAACCGCCGGCGAAACCGTCGTCCTCGAGTCCGATGACGGCTTCGACGAGCACGTATTCGACGTGGATCTTGACCCGGCTGACGACGATGATGAGACGGCGGGGACCGGGACGTCCTCGAGTGGGACCTGACTGGCTCTTTTCGGCCCCTTGCAGCAGAACAGCCATCGTTTATGCAACTGGTTAGTGGCACACACAGTACCTGCCACGCCGGCTCAGCAGAGATCTATCGCGCCGCTGCAGGCACCATCCAGCCGATACCCATGTCAGACCACGACCCAACCGACGATCCACGCATAGACGAATCGACAACAGCCACTGACGAGCCAGAGCCAGCGACGGACGGCGGCTCGAGCCAACCCGGAACGAGCGACGACGCGGACGGCGTCGACGAGGAGAGCAAACAGGACCAACTCGAGGAAGTCCGTGAAAACCCGGAGGGAGAAGACCTGACGAGCGATCACGGCGTGAAGATCAGCGATACGGACAACTCCCTGAAAGCCGGCGAACGCGGGCCGACGATCATGGAGGACTTCCACTTTCGGGAGAAGATGACTCAGTTCGACCACGAGTCCATCCCGGAACGAGTCGTCCACGCCCGCGGCACGGGGGCACACGGCTACTTCCAGCCCTACGAGGACCCGGACTTGGGCGACGAGTACGATGATCTCGAGGAGGTGACGAAGGCAAAAGTGCTCACAAAACCCGACCAGAAGACCCCCGTATTCACCCGATTCTCGACAGTTGTCGGCTCTCGAGGGTCTTCGGACACTGTTCGGGACGTCCGCGGGTTCGCGACGAAGTTCTACACTGAAGAGGGAAACTGGGACCTCGTCGGGAACAACATGCCGCCGTTTTTCATTCAGGATGCGATGGAGTTCCCCGATCTGGTGCACGCGATCAAACCCGAGCCTGACGACGCGATTCCGCAGGCGTCGGCGGCCCACGACACGTTCTGGGACTTCGCCTCCCTCAAGCCGGAGATCACCCACATGATCATGTGGGTCCTCTCGGGCCGCGCACTTCCTCGCGCGTACCGGATGATGCAGGGCTTCGGCGTCCATACCTTCCGGCTAGTCAACGACGAGGGCGACTCGGTGTTCGTCAAGTTCCACTGGACGCCGAAACTCGGCACCCACCAACTCGTCTGGGACGAGACGACGAAGCTCTGGGGGAAAGACTCGGATTTCAACCGGAAAGGGCTCTACGACGTCATCGAAGAGGGGTACGACCCCGAATGGGAACTCGGCGTCCAGCTCTTCGACGAGGAGCAAGCCGAAGAGTTCGACTTCGACGTCCTCGATCCGACGAAGATCGTCCCCGAGACCGAAGTCCCTGTTCGGCCGATTGGCAAGATGGTACTCAACGAGACGCCGGACAACTTCTTCGCCGAAGTGGAACAGGTCGCGTTCCACCCCGGCAACGTCGTCCCCGGCATCGACTTCTCGAACGATCCGCTCCTGCAGGGACGGCTATTCTCCTATCAGGACACCCAGCTCAACCGCTTCGGCAGCGCCAACTGGGACGAAATTCCGATCAACCGGCCCGTCGCCGACCGCCACAACAACCAGCGCGCCGGCTTCATGCGCCAGGAAATCAACGAGGGCAAGGCCTCCTACAAGCCAAACTCCATCGGCGACGACGACCCGCAGGAAGTCCCCGCCGAGGAAGGCGGATACGAGCACTACGCCGAGAAGGTAGACGGAACAAAGATCAGAAACCGCAGCGACAGCTTCGAGGACCACTTCACGCAGGCGCGGCTGTTCTGGAACAGCATGTCCGAGCCCGAAAAGGACAACATCGTCGACGCTGCCCACTTCGAACTCGGCAACGTCGACCGCATGGAGATCCGCGAGCGGATGGTCTACGACCTGTTCAACAACGTCGACCACGAGTTCGCCACACGCGTTGCGGAGGGCATCGGCGTCGACCCGCCCGAATCGCCCGGCGACGAACTGCCGGACCACGACCGGGAGGACCCATCGCTCAGCATGGAAAACCGGACCCCCGATACCATCGAAACCCGTAAAATCGCGATGTTGATCG
The Natronolimnobius baerhuensis DNA segment above includes these coding regions:
- a CDS encoding catalase — encoded protein: MSDHDPTDDPRIDESTTATDEPEPATDGGSSQPGTSDDADGVDEESKQDQLEEVRENPEGEDLTSDHGVKISDTDNSLKAGERGPTIMEDFHFREKMTQFDHESIPERVVHARGTGAHGYFQPYEDPDLGDEYDDLEEVTKAKVLTKPDQKTPVFTRFSTVVGSRGSSDTVRDVRGFATKFYTEEGNWDLVGNNMPPFFIQDAMEFPDLVHAIKPEPDDAIPQASAAHDTFWDFASLKPEITHMIMWVLSGRALPRAYRMMQGFGVHTFRLVNDEGDSVFVKFHWTPKLGTHQLVWDETTKLWGKDSDFNRKGLYDVIEEGYDPEWELGVQLFDEEQAEEFDFDVLDPTKIVPETEVPVRPIGKMVLNETPDNFFAEVEQVAFHPGNVVPGIDFSNDPLLQGRLFSYQDTQLNRFGSANWDEIPINRPVADRHNNQRAGFMRQEINEGKASYKPNSIGDDDPQEVPAEEGGYEHYAEKVDGTKIRNRSDSFEDHFTQARLFWNSMSEPEKDNIVDAAHFELGNVDRMEIRERMVYDLFNNVDHEFATRVAEGIGVDPPESPGDELPDHDREDPSLSMENRTPDTIETRKIAMLIDDGFDDDHVSTLKSALEDEGARVKIVSKLLGEKSGTDGETVDPDKHHVAAASVSFDAVLIPGGSESVDAMRQQGSPKHFVAEAFKHYKPIAAVGEGTDLLEAVDLPETDIADDGDLVSDTGVVTCRNDDLEEFAEAFRDAIAQHRHWEREPEEVPA
- a CDS encoding protein sorting system archaetidylserine decarboxylase produces the protein MDFAPGAWKYAWLPLLAAPFALVISATAAALSLAVGLGVLAFFRDPERRAPPTGVVSPADGTVSVLRKEGERVRLGVFMNVWHVHVVRAPFGGHVTDVEHVSGAHKPAFSKDSDRNERVHVSLETDSDHLPDDGDREQGADGPNTDTATVTLIAGAFARRIFPYTEPDDDLERGERLGHIAFGSRVDVLFPPTVEIDDIAVSTGDSVTAGETVVLESDDGFDEHVFDVDLDPADDDDETAGTGTSSSGT